One part of the Prosthecodimorpha staleyi genome encodes these proteins:
- a CDS encoding tetratricopeptide repeat protein: MFRAVSVLAVLLAIGLPAASAAAAESEAAQLCDARAGRTGDPDLPAGTRGLLMADMDGAAALEACAEAVRTAPGNRRLIHQLGRAHHKLGQFGPALAHFRVAGAFGSAAALTSIGYMVENGQGVAPNPKRARQLYRLAAKRGDATAWNNLGVIYRDGEGVRRNDRKAARFFRKGAALGSPQAMNSLGALLEEGGKGVRRDARAAIALYRRAAEQGEPVAMLNLGDAYTSGTGGLAIDLATARAWYEKAAAAGDAEAKDRLAKLDAGK; the protein is encoded by the coding sequence ATGTTCCGCGCCGTCTCCGTCCTTGCCGTCCTGCTGGCCATCGGCCTCCCCGCCGCTTCCGCTGCGGCCGCCGAATCGGAGGCCGCGCAACTCTGCGACGCCCGCGCGGGGCGCACGGGCGATCCCGACCTGCCGGCCGGGACGCGGGGTCTGTTGATGGCCGACATGGACGGCGCGGCGGCCCTGGAGGCCTGCGCCGAAGCGGTCCGCACCGCGCCAGGCAACCGCCGGCTGATCCACCAGCTCGGCCGCGCTCACCACAAGCTCGGCCAGTTCGGCCCGGCGCTGGCCCATTTCCGGGTGGCCGGCGCCTTCGGCTCGGCGGCGGCGCTGACCTCGATCGGCTACATGGTCGAAAACGGCCAAGGCGTCGCCCCGAACCCGAAGCGGGCGCGCCAGCTCTATCGCCTGGCCGCCAAGCGCGGCGACGCGACCGCCTGGAACAATCTCGGCGTCATCTATCGCGACGGCGAGGGTGTCCGGCGCAACGACCGCAAGGCGGCCCGCTTCTTCCGGAAGGGGGCTGCGCTGGGCTCGCCTCAGGCCATGAACAGCCTCGGCGCGCTGCTCGAAGAGGGCGGCAAGGGTGTCCGTCGCGACGCGCGCGCCGCCATCGCCCTCTATCGCCGGGCCGCCGAGCAGGGCGAGCCGGTCGCCATGCTCAATCTCGGCGACGCCTACACATCCGGCACCGGCGGCCTCGCGATCGACCTCGCCACGGCTCGCGCCTGGTACGAGAAGGCGGCGGCCGCCGGCGATGCCGAAGCCAAGGACCGTCTGGCGAAGCTCGACGCCGGCAAATAG
- a CDS encoding VOC family protein, whose translation MSKIATCLWYERDAETAARLYVSLFADSQIDAIHRNPIDGPSGPAGSVLLVEFTLAGRRHLALNGGTAMPYSYAASIYVDCADQAEVDRLWDALLADGGREEQCGWLRDRWGVPWQIIPAALPRLIADPDPARAGRAMAAMMEMVKIDIAALERAADG comes from the coding sequence ATGAGCAAGATCGCCACCTGCCTCTGGTACGAGCGCGACGCCGAGACGGCGGCCCGCCTCTACGTCTCGCTGTTCGCCGATTCGCAGATCGACGCGATCCACCGCAATCCGATCGACGGTCCGTCGGGGCCGGCCGGTTCGGTCCTGCTGGTCGAATTCACCCTGGCCGGACGGCGCCATCTGGCGCTCAACGGCGGCACGGCCATGCCCTACAGCTACGCCGCCTCGATCTATGTCGACTGCGCCGACCAGGCCGAGGTCGACCGTCTGTGGGACGCGCTCCTGGCCGACGGCGGCCGCGAGGAGCAGTGCGGCTGGCTGCGCGACCGCTGGGGCGTGCCCTGGCAGATCATCCCGGCCGCGCTGCCGCGCCTGATCGCCGATCCCGATCCGGCCCGCGCCGGCCGCGCGATGGCGGCGATGATGGAGATGGTCAAGATCGACATTGCCGCGCTGGAGCGGGCGGCCGACGGCTGA